A DNA window from Aestuariispira ectoiniformans contains the following coding sequences:
- a CDS encoding adenosine kinase has product MTAYDVVGIGNALVDVITDIEDGFLGSNDLPKGSMNLVELDRSNALYEQLPPTHEVSGGSCGNTMAGIAALGGKGAYIGKVRDDQFGQVFRHDIRSIGVTFDTPYSTDGMATGKCLVLVSPDAERTMCTYLGAANMLTEADVDEKLIQASKVVYMEGYLFDREDAKRAFVKAAEAAHAGGVTKVSLSLSDSFCVDRHRESFRHLVENHIDILFANEDELLSLYQVEDFDEAIKLVSGHCELACVTRGAKGSVLISADETVTVPADPVEKVVDTTGAGDQYAAGVLFGLTQGHDLATCGRIGSMMGGEVISHYGARIEADVKAHLPGLVG; this is encoded by the coding sequence TTGAGGACGGCTTCCTGGGCAGCAATGACCTGCCCAAGGGCAGCATGAACCTGGTGGAGCTGGACCGGTCCAATGCGCTGTATGAGCAACTGCCGCCGACCCATGAGGTTTCCGGCGGGTCCTGCGGCAATACCATGGCCGGGATCGCCGCCCTTGGCGGCAAGGGTGCCTATATCGGCAAGGTCCGCGACGACCAGTTCGGTCAGGTCTTTCGCCACGACATCCGTTCCATCGGCGTGACCTTTGATACGCCCTATTCGACGGATGGCATGGCGACCGGCAAATGCCTGGTTCTGGTGTCCCCCGATGCCGAACGCACCATGTGCACCTATCTGGGTGCGGCCAATATGCTGACCGAGGCGGATGTGGATGAAAAGCTGATCCAGGCCTCCAAAGTGGTCTATATGGAAGGCTATCTGTTCGACCGCGAAGACGCCAAGCGCGCTTTTGTGAAGGCGGCGGAAGCGGCCCATGCCGGTGGTGTCACCAAAGTATCACTTTCGCTGTCCGACAGTTTCTGTGTAGACCGTCACCGCGAAAGCTTCCGTCATCTGGTGGAAAACCATATCGACATCCTCTTCGCCAATGAGGATGAACTGCTGTCGCTCTACCAGGTTGAAGACTTCGACGAGGCGATCAAACTGGTCAGCGGCCATTGTGAACTGGCCTGCGTTACGCGCGGTGCCAAGGGGTCGGTCCTGATCAGTGCGGATGAAACCGTGACCGTTCCCGCCGATCCGGTTGAAAAGGTGGTCGACACCACCGGGGCCGGTGACCAATACGCCGCCGGTGTATTGTTCGGCCTGACGCAGGGCCACGACCTGGCGACCTGCGGGCGGATCGGTTCCATGATGGGGGGTGAGGTCATCTCCCACTATGGCGCGCGGATCGAGGCGGATGTGAAAGCACATCTGCCGGGCCTCGTCGGCTAA